The following proteins are co-located in the Haloarcula marismortui ATCC 43049 genome:
- a CDS encoding metallophosphoesterase family protein, which yields MKLGILSDIHGNRVALTAVLADMPPVDGLVCAGDVVGYNPWHADCVDAMRGHTDALPADASWPTEEVPTVMGNHDRAVAAETPFAFNGMAQAGVEHATEQLSDEQIKWLAALPDERRVCDERVKLVHGHPDDPDHYTYPEEFGPDLLGDEDVLVMGHTHHQHHEVYGDGIVMNPGSVGQPRDRDHRAAYAVLDLADLTVEEHRVAYDTSAVIDAVEDADLPRQIGFRLTQGR from the coding sequence ATGAAACTCGGCATCCTCTCTGATATCCACGGCAATCGGGTGGCGCTCACGGCGGTGCTTGCAGATATGCCGCCAGTTGACGGGCTGGTCTGTGCGGGGGACGTGGTCGGCTACAACCCCTGGCACGCCGACTGTGTCGACGCGATGCGGGGGCACACCGACGCGCTCCCTGCGGACGCTTCCTGGCCGACCGAAGAAGTCCCGACAGTGATGGGCAACCACGACCGTGCCGTCGCCGCCGAGACGCCGTTCGCGTTCAACGGGATGGCACAGGCCGGCGTCGAACACGCTACCGAACAGTTGTCCGACGAGCAAATCAAGTGGCTGGCGGCACTGCCCGATGAGCGCCGCGTCTGTGACGAACGGGTGAAACTCGTCCACGGCCACCCTGACGACCCGGACCACTACACGTACCCCGAGGAGTTCGGCCCGGACCTGCTGGGCGACGAGGACGTGCTCGTGATGGGCCACACGCACCATCAGCACCACGAGGTGTACGGGGACGGTATCGTGATGAATCCCGGCAGCGTGGGCCAGCCCCGCGACAGGGACCACCGGGCCGCCTACGCCGTGCTCGACCTCGCGGACCTAACTGTCGAGGAGCACCGCGTGGCCTACGACACGAGCGCAGTCATTGACGCGGTAGAGGACGCTGACCTGCCGCGGCAAATCGGCTTCCGGTTGACCCAAGGCCGGTAG
- the fer gene encoding ferredoxin Fer, with protein sequence MESPFEVLGIAPDADDGEIVDAYRERVKEAHPDQGGSAAEFQTVKTAYERLQNGYEPGDPLPEETAEPETEEAPPEPDDPMVEFLNFEVLEDHGWALQDEDLFAKAADANLQSTDFGRFYVDPNDTLLEAAEKNGFAWPFACRGGACTNCAVAVVDGEMPSPASHILPPELTEKGIRLSCIAAPVSDDAKIVYNLKHLPEVSELLLPASRFEQASSTD encoded by the coding sequence GTGGAGTCCCCATTCGAGGTCCTCGGAATCGCGCCGGACGCCGACGACGGGGAGATCGTCGATGCGTACCGCGAGCGGGTGAAAGAAGCACACCCCGACCAGGGCGGGTCGGCGGCCGAGTTCCAGACGGTCAAAACGGCCTACGAGCGACTGCAGAACGGATACGAGCCCGGGGACCCGCTTCCCGAGGAGACAGCGGAGCCCGAAACCGAAGAGGCCCCGCCGGAACCGGACGACCCGATGGTAGAGTTTCTCAACTTCGAGGTGCTTGAGGACCACGGCTGGGCACTCCAAGACGAGGACCTGTTTGCGAAAGCCGCCGACGCGAACCTGCAATCGACTGATTTCGGACGGTTCTACGTCGACCCGAACGACACGCTGCTGGAAGCGGCGGAGAAAAACGGCTTTGCGTGGCCCTTTGCCTGCCGCGGCGGCGCGTGTACGAACTGTGCGGTGGCGGTCGTCGACGGCGAGATGCCGTCGCCGGCGAGCCACATCCTCCCGCCCGAACTCACCGAGAAGGGGATTCGCCTGTCGTGTATCGCTGCACCGGTGTCTGACGACGCGAAAATCGTCTACAACCTGAAACACCTCCCCGAAGTCAGCGAATTACTGCTGCCCGCGAGCCGGTTCGAGCAGGCTTCCTCAACCGATTAA
- a CDS encoding aspartate kinase — protein sequence MRVVAKFGGTSLGSGDRINRAADSIAAAVQQGHEVAVVASAMGNTTDELLEEINYDADSADRAEIVSMGERTSVRMLKGALAARGIEAVFLEPGSEDWPIITDEYGEVDVEETQKRAHALAGQLKDVVPVITGFLAQDYQGNVTTLVRGGSDTSAVMMGDYMDADEVVIVTDVEGVMTGDPRVVEGARNVGKISVDELRSLSFRGAEVVAPSALSYKSEDLGVRVVHYQHGDLLSGGTSIEGEFQNLIDLQEQPIACVTVAGRAIRNSPGILADLSGAIADEDINIEANSSGMDSLTFYVDEDDAEEAEALLHARIVDDETLSSVTVEDEIAVIRVTGGDPSQSALAHQVVAPLADAHIHLYDVITSATSVSVFVPWEDREQALSLVQDVF from the coding sequence ATGCGCGTAGTCGCCAAATTCGGTGGGACGAGCCTCGGTAGCGGCGACCGCATCAACCGGGCCGCGGACTCGATTGCCGCTGCCGTCCAGCAGGGCCACGAGGTCGCGGTCGTCGCCTCGGCGATGGGCAACACGACCGACGAACTGCTCGAAGAAATCAACTACGACGCCGACTCCGCGGACCGTGCGGAAATCGTTTCCATGGGCGAACGGACATCTGTCCGGATGCTCAAGGGTGCACTCGCCGCCCGCGGTATCGAGGCGGTCTTTCTTGAACCCGGCAGCGAGGACTGGCCGATCATCACCGACGAGTACGGTGAGGTCGACGTTGAGGAGACACAGAAGCGCGCCCATGCGCTCGCCGGCCAGCTCAAGGATGTCGTCCCGGTCATCACCGGCTTCTTGGCACAAGACTATCAGGGCAACGTGACGACGCTTGTCCGTGGCGGCTCCGACACGAGCGCCGTGATGATGGGCGACTACATGGACGCCGACGAAGTCGTCATCGTCACCGACGTTGAAGGCGTCATGACCGGGGACCCGCGCGTCGTCGAAGGCGCTCGGAACGTCGGCAAAATCTCCGTCGACGAGCTCCGTTCGCTGTCCTTCCGCGGGGCCGAGGTGGTCGCGCCGTCGGCGCTGTCGTACAAGAGTGAGGACCTCGGTGTTCGCGTCGTCCACTACCAGCACGGCGACCTGCTCTCCGGTGGCACCTCAATAGAAGGCGAGTTCCAGAACCTCATCGACCTGCAGGAACAGCCAATCGCCTGCGTGACAGTCGCCGGCCGCGCTATCCGGAACAGCCCGGGCATCCTCGCGGACCTGTCAGGTGCTATCGCTGACGAGGACATAAATATCGAGGCCAACTCCTCGGGGATGGACTCGCTGACGTTCTACGTCGACGAAGACGACGCCGAGGAAGCCGAGGCACTGCTGCACGCCCGCATCGTTGACGACGAGACGCTTTCGTCGGTCACCGTTGAAGACGAGATCGCCGTTATCCGCGTCACCGGCGGCGATCCGAGTCAGTCGGCGCTCGCGCATCAGGTCGTTGCACCGTTGGCCGACGCCCACATCCACCTCTATGACGTGATTACGTCCGCGACGTCGGTCTCCGTGTTCGTCCCGTGGGAGGACCGCGAACAGGCTCTCTCACTCGTTCAGGACGTGTTCTAA